The Beijerinckiaceae bacterium RH AL1 genome has a segment encoding these proteins:
- the dapD gene encoding 2,3,4,5-tetrahydropyridine-2-carboxylate N-succinyltransferase (ID:RHAL1_04171;~source:Prodigal:2.6): protein MPATTETLAATIEAAFEARATITAETTGEVRDAVVEALSRLDKGELRVAEPRDGEGPGAWHVNQWLKKAVLLSFRLNDMTAIPGGPGGATWWDKVPSKFEGWGPAEHKAAGFRSVPGCVVRRSAYIAPNVVLMPSFVNLGAYVDSGTMVDTWVTVGSCAQIGKNVHLSGGVGIGGVLEPLQANPTIIEDDCFIGARSEVVEGVVVGRGAVLAMGTFISASTKIIDRTTGQVHVGYVPPYSVVVSGNMPGKPLPDGTPGPSLYCAVIVKTVDARTREKTAINDLLRT, encoded by the coding sequence ATGCCAGCCACGACCGAGACCCTCGCCGCCACCATCGAGGCGGCCTTCGAAGCCCGCGCCACCATCACCGCCGAGACCACGGGCGAGGTCCGCGACGCTGTCGTCGAGGCGCTGAGCCGCCTGGACAAGGGCGAGCTGCGCGTCGCCGAGCCGCGCGACGGCGAGGGGCCCGGGGCCTGGCACGTCAATCAATGGCTGAAGAAGGCGGTGCTCCTGTCCTTCCGGCTCAACGACATGACCGCCATCCCCGGCGGCCCCGGCGGCGCCACATGGTGGGACAAGGTGCCGTCGAAGTTCGAGGGCTGGGGCCCGGCCGAGCATAAGGCGGCGGGCTTCCGCTCGGTGCCGGGCTGCGTCGTGCGGCGGTCCGCCTACATCGCGCCGAACGTCGTGCTGATGCCGTCTTTCGTGAACCTCGGCGCCTATGTCGATTCCGGCACGATGGTCGACACCTGGGTGACCGTCGGCTCCTGCGCGCAGATCGGCAAGAACGTCCATCTCTCGGGCGGCGTCGGCATCGGCGGCGTGCTCGAGCCTCTGCAGGCCAATCCCACGATCATCGAGGACGACTGCTTCATCGGCGCCCGCTCGGAGGTCGTCGAGGGCGTCGTCGTCGGCCGCGGTGCCGTGCTGGCGATGGGCACGTTCATCTCCGCCTCGACCAAGATCATCGACCGCACGACGGGCCAGGTGCACGTCGGCTACGTGCCGCCCTACTCCGTCGTCGTCTCGGGCAACATGCCGGGCAAGCCGCTGCCCGATGGGACGCCGGGTCCCTCGCTCTACTGCGCCGTCATCGTGAAGACGGTCGACGCCCGTACGCGCGAGAAGACGGCGATCAACGACCTGCTGCGCACGTGA